The Mercurialis annua linkage group LG2, ddMerAnnu1.2, whole genome shotgun sequence genome contains a region encoding:
- the LOC126668691 gene encoding secreted RxLR effector protein 161-like, whose protein sequence is MKDLGPLRYLLGIEVASSPKGYLLSQSKYISDIFERARLSDNKTVDTSIELNARYSISDRSPLPDPSLYRTVVGSLVYLTITRPDIAYVVHIVSQFVTSPTTVHWAAVLRILIYLRGTQFQTLLLSSTSSLESCAYSDADWAGDPIDRKSTTGFFIFLGDSLISWKSKKHDVISRSSTEAEYRAMTYTTCEIVWLRWLLADMGVYLRRPTPLHCDNKSAIHITQFFMNGLSILRLIVILLAIIFRMAH, encoded by the coding sequence ATGAAAGACTTGGGTCCCCTTCGTTACTTATTGGGTATTGAAGTTGCGTCTTCTCCAAAAGGGTATCTTCTTTCTCAATCTAAGTATATTTCTGATATTTTTGAGCGTGCTCGCCTCTCTGATAATAAGACTGTTGATACTTCGATTGAGCTCAATGCTCGGTATTCTATTTCTGATCGGTCCCCTCTGCCAGATCCGAGTCTATATAGGACAGTTGTTGGAAGTTTGGTTTATCTCACTATCACTCGTCCTGATATTGCATATGTTGTTCACATTGTCAGTCAGTTTGTTACTTCTCCTACTACAGTTCATTGGGCTGCTGTTCTTCGTATTTTGATATATCTTCGTGGAACTCAGTTTCAGACTCTCTTGCTTTCATCTACTTCATCTTTAGAGTCATGTGCTTACTCTGATGCTGATTGGGCGGGTGATCCTATTGACCGCAAATCCACTACTGGCTTCTTTATTTTTCTAGGCGATTCTCTTATCTCTTGGAAAAGTAAGAAGCATGATGTTATATCTCGGTCTTCAACTGAGGCCGAATATCGTGCTATGACTTATACTACTTGTGAAATAGTTTGGTTGCGATGGTTGCTTGCTGATATGGGTGTTTATTTGCGGCGACCAACTCCTTTACATTGTGATAATAAGAGTGCAATTCACATAACTCAATTTTTCATGAATGGATTAAGCATATTGAGATTGATTGTCATATTACTCGCCATCATCTTCAGAATGGCACATTGA
- the LOC126670484 gene encoding uncharacterized protein LOC126670484, which produces MNQIPNQSQTDEALQSMIKESIHRFSTEYRKGTTDFSNFTSIFSRFLTNLPDPPLEIIWFYSGLTFHSAQLTTQNPSVLVTAKELFQLLVSCTSSCNAVKKIAVLAPVISELNNLVCIRKQCVQEIDILLEVIENYISICCCSLNFEDVSDFNFCCIDVVCIWVIDKISENSQFSEALRVFFPLVSDGIRKGIYNEGREVGIGYLAGIVMSEIFLLRLCLKFQLGVSGLKFEKVLRDLAFQMMSAFRSYYYIESILRMLLEPVLPVTTLLNSKDEVNLRQILYDLAIKINLFCLGPQKGIHLPDGRLKDLAIIWLFAADNGIRVLRETGDKTRVISYLQAFSESRLPSELINCITDMPGVRNKTSIPKVSTPLALIRWLLIVEDHGVKVFDNDASKIYAKTIISKSRIEYGFFINKLGGKSLVENSFSCGCRVDKEGDKVDGDLHMADSEGSMCFTTPGVSKAAATNEMRKRKEERKSEGDKQVKFLKCHRNDNSMTEKLSPLDDYDALSSGSEVDDLVSDDNMVCMEQ; this is translated from the exons ATGAACCAAATACCAAACCAAAGCCAAACCGACGAAGCTTTACAGTCCATGATCAAAGAATCAATTCACCGATTTTCAACCGAATACAGAAAAGGCACAACcgatttttcaaattttacctCCATTTTCTCCCGTTTTCTAACTAATTTACCCGACCCACCACTCGAAATCATCTGGTTTTACTCCGGCTTAACTTTTCACTCTGCACAATTAACCACCCAAAACCCTTCAGTTTTAGTAACTGCTAAAGAATTATTTCAGCTACTAGTTTCTTGCACTTCTTCTTGCAATGCGGTTAAGAAAATCGCGGTACTCGCTCCGGTAATTTCCGAGCTGAATAATTTAGTTTGTATTAGGAAACAATGTGTACAAGAAATTGATATTTTGTTAGAAGTGATTGAGAATTATATTAGCATTTGTTGCTGTAGCTTGAATTTTGAGGATGTTAgcgattttaatttttgttgtatTGATGTAGTGTGCATTTGGGTGATTGATAAAATTAGTGAGAATAGTCAGTTTAGTGAGGCTTTGAGAGTGTTTTTTCCATTGGTTAGTGATGGAATTCGCAAAGGGATTTATAACGAGGGACGTGAGGTTGGGATCGGGTATTTGGCCGGGATCGTTATGAGTGAAATATTCTTGTTGAGATTGTGCTTGAAGTTTCAGTTGGGCGTTTCTGGATTGAAGTTCGAGAAAGTATTGCGTGATTTGGCATTTCAAATGATGAGCGCATTTCGAAGTTATTACTATATTG AAAGCATTCTAAGGATGCTGTTGGAGCCAGTATTGCCTGTAACGACCCTACTA AACTCCAAAGATGAAGTTAATTTGCGACAAATTCTGTATGATCTTGCAATCAAAATAAACCTTTTCTGTCTTGGTCCTCAAAAGGGGATTCATCTACCTGATGGGCGCTTGAAAGATCTTGCCATAATATGGTTGTTTGCTGCTGACAATGGCATACGCGTTTTGAG GGAAACTGGTGACAAAACCAGGGTCATTTCTTATCTACAAGCCTTCTCTGAATCTCGTCTACCATCTGAGTTGATTAACTGCATCACTGATATGCCTGGCGTACGGAATAAAACAAGTATACCAAAAGTTTCCACTCCTCTAGCTCTTATCA GGTGGCTACTAATTGTCGAGGATCACGGTGTAAAAGTATTTGATAATGATGCCTCAAAGATCTATGCAAAAACCATCATCTCTAAATCAAGAATAGAGTATGGTTTCTTCATAAACAAGCTGGGTGGTAAGAGTTTGGTTGAGAATAGCTTCTCTTGTGGTTGTAGAGTGGATAAAGAGGGCGATAAGGTTGATGGTGATCTACATATGGCTGATTCTGAGGGCAGTATGTGTTTTACTACTCCAGGTGTGTCTAAAGCTGCTGCAACTAATGAGATGAGGAAACgcaaagaagagagaaaaagtGAAGGGGATAAACAAGTTAAGTTTCTCAAATGTCATCGTAATGACAACTCAATGACGGAGAAACTTTCTCCATTGGATGATTACGATGCTTTGAGCAGCGGGAGCGAAGTGGACGATTTAGTCTCCGATGATAACATGGTATGTATGGAGCAATAA